In Saccharomonospora marina XMU15, one genomic interval encodes:
- a CDS encoding SIR2 family NAD-dependent protein deacylase, whose translation MESMAGAEEFQQARRLLAGACRIVVMTGAGVSTESGIPDFRGPNGVWTRDPGAERRFDIHAYLNERQVREQSWRARVDHPGWQAEPNPAHTALVDLERSGKLSSIITQNIDGLHQKAGSDPARVIELHGTMFETVCLNCSDRRDMRHALDQVRAGETDPPCELCGGILKSATISFGQSLDPRVLDKARVEAVFCDLLLVAGSSLTVHPAAGLVGLAVSSGASVVVCNGSETPYDDAAAAVLRGPLGEVLPDLVGGVRPD comes from the coding sequence ATGGAAAGCATGGCCGGTGCCGAGGAGTTTCAGCAGGCAAGGCGCCTGCTCGCGGGCGCATGCCGCATCGTCGTCATGACCGGAGCCGGGGTGTCCACGGAATCCGGTATCCCGGACTTTCGCGGCCCCAACGGGGTCTGGACGCGGGACCCCGGCGCGGAGCGGCGCTTCGACATCCATGCCTACCTCAACGAAAGGCAGGTACGAGAGCAGAGCTGGCGCGCAAGGGTCGACCACCCCGGCTGGCAAGCCGAGCCCAACCCTGCCCACACCGCGTTGGTGGACCTGGAACGCTCCGGCAAGCTGTCGTCGATCATCACCCAGAACATCGACGGGCTGCATCAGAAGGCGGGCTCGGACCCGGCTCGAGTCATCGAACTGCACGGCACCATGTTCGAGACCGTGTGCCTGAACTGCTCCGACCGACGCGACATGCGTCACGCGCTCGACCAGGTGCGGGCGGGCGAGACCGACCCACCGTGTGAGCTCTGCGGCGGCATTCTGAAGTCGGCCACCATCTCCTTCGGCCAGTCACTCGACCCCCGGGTCCTGGACAAGGCCCGGGTGGAGGCGGTGTTTTGCGATCTGCTGCTCGTGGCAGGCAGCTCCCTCACCGTGCACCCGGCGGCAGGCCTCGTCGGCCTCGCCGTCAGCTCCGGAGCGAGCGTCGTGGTGTGCAACGGCTCCGAAACGCCATACGACGACGCGGCGGCAGCGGTGCTGCGTGGCCCGCTCGGCGAGGTGTTACCCGACCTGGTCGGCGGTGTGAGGCCGGACTGA
- a CDS encoding acyl-CoA dehydrogenase family protein codes for MTDHTQVTERQARAVAEEARESGWQKPSFAKELYLGRFRMDLVHPHPRPSSEEAAKAERFLTRLREYCETLDPAVIEREARIPDTYVKGLAELGCFGIKIPESYGGLGLTQVAYNQALMLVGSVHSTLSVLLSAHQSIGVPEPLKLAGTPEQKEKYLPRCAKGAVSAFLLTEPDVGSDPARLATSAIPTSDGQAYELDGVKLWTTNGVVAELLVVMARVPKSEGHPGGVTAFIVEADSPGITVERRNAFMGLRGIENGVTRFHKVRVPKENVVGGEGKGLRIALATLNTGRLSVPASCAGAGKWALKIARQWSAERVQWGKPVGDHEAVARKISFIAATTYALEAVVDLSAHMADEGRNDIRIEAALAKLWASEMAWLIADELVQIRGGRGYETAESLAARGERAVPAEQLLRDLRINRIFEGSTEIMHLLVAREAVDAHLSAAGDLADAEADLRSKATAAAKASGFYARWLPQLVAGKGQLPTSFREFGPLAEHLRFVERTARKLARSTFYGMARWQAGLEKRQAFLARIVDIGAELFAMSASCVRAEMERDDDAERGGSAYELADAFCDQSRLRIAALFDALWDNTDSGDRRLAKAVLDGRYSWLEAGVLDPSEGTGPWIADWRAGASEHDNAARRYLSSTR; via the coding sequence ATGACCGACCACACGCAGGTCACGGAAAGGCAGGCCAGGGCGGTCGCCGAGGAGGCGAGGGAGAGCGGCTGGCAGAAGCCCTCGTTCGCCAAGGAGTTGTACCTCGGCCGCTTCCGGATGGATCTCGTCCACCCGCACCCACGGCCCAGTTCGGAGGAGGCCGCGAAAGCCGAGCGGTTCCTCACCAGGCTGCGGGAGTACTGCGAAACCCTCGACCCCGCGGTGATCGAACGGGAGGCCCGCATTCCTGACACCTACGTCAAGGGCCTGGCCGAACTCGGTTGCTTCGGCATCAAGATTCCCGAGTCCTACGGTGGGCTCGGCCTGACCCAGGTGGCGTACAACCAGGCGCTCATGCTGGTCGGGTCGGTGCACTCGACCCTGAGCGTGTTGCTGTCGGCACACCAGTCCATCGGCGTACCGGAGCCGTTGAAGCTGGCAGGCACGCCGGAGCAGAAGGAAAAGTACCTGCCGCGCTGCGCCAAGGGCGCGGTGTCGGCGTTCCTGCTCACCGAGCCGGACGTGGGCTCTGATCCGGCGAGGCTGGCGACCTCGGCGATTCCCACCTCCGACGGGCAGGCCTACGAACTCGACGGTGTGAAACTGTGGACCACCAACGGCGTCGTCGCCGAGTTGCTGGTCGTGATGGCGAGGGTGCCCAAGAGCGAGGGACACCCCGGCGGTGTCACGGCCTTCATCGTCGAGGCGGACTCGCCGGGTATCACCGTGGAGCGGCGCAACGCGTTCATGGGACTGCGCGGTATCGAGAACGGCGTGACCCGCTTCCACAAGGTGCGGGTGCCCAAGGAGAACGTCGTCGGCGGCGAGGGCAAGGGGCTTCGGATCGCGCTGGCGACGCTGAACACGGGAAGGTTGTCGGTGCCCGCCTCCTGCGCGGGTGCGGGCAAGTGGGCGCTCAAGATCGCCAGGCAGTGGTCGGCGGAGCGGGTGCAGTGGGGCAAGCCCGTCGGCGACCACGAGGCCGTAGCGCGAAAGATCTCCTTCATCGCGGCAACGACGTACGCGTTGGAAGCCGTGGTCGACCTTTCGGCGCACATGGCCGACGAGGGCAGGAACGACATCCGTATCGAGGCGGCGCTGGCGAAGCTGTGGGCCAGCGAGATGGCCTGGTTGATCGCCGACGAGCTGGTGCAGATCCGTGGCGGCCGCGGCTACGAGACAGCGGAGTCGCTTGCCGCGCGCGGGGAGCGCGCGGTGCCTGCCGAGCAGTTGCTCAGGGACCTGCGGATCAACCGGATCTTCGAGGGGTCGACGGAGATCATGCACCTGCTGGTCGCGAGGGAGGCGGTCGACGCGCACCTCAGCGCGGCGGGTGACCTCGCCGATGCCGAGGCCGACCTTCGCAGCAAGGCGACCGCCGCGGCCAAGGCCAGCGGCTTCTACGCGCGCTGGCTACCGCAACTAGTCGCGGGCAAGGGCCAGTTGCCGACGTCGTTTCGGGAATTCGGGCCGCTGGCCGAGCATCTTCGGTTCGTCGAACGCACGGCACGGAAACTGGCGCGGTCGACGTTCTACGGCATGGCCCGCTGGCAGGCCGGGTTGGAGAAGCGCCAGGCATTCCTCGCCAGGATCGTGGACATCGGCGCGGAGTTGTTCGCGATGTCGGCCAGTTGCGTACGCGCCGAGATGGAACGCGACGACGACGCCGAGCGCGGTGGGTCCGCCTACGAACTCGCCGACGCGTTCTGCGACCAGTCGCGACTACGGATCGCCGCGCTGTTCGACGCGCTGTGGGACAACACCGACTCCGGCGACCGGCGGCTGGCCAAGGCGGTCCTCGACGGCCGGTACAGCTGGCTGGAGGCAGGCGTGCTCGACCCGAGCGAGGGGACCGGCCCGTGGATCGCCGACTGGCGGGCGGGCGCTTCGGAGCACGACAACGCAGCGCGCCGCTACCTGTCGTCCACGCGTTGA
- a CDS encoding DedA family protein, with the protein MVTDLLDWLQSQPQPALVGATGLLVLLECTIGLGFIAPGESGLLVAATTATTAPRFLTLWIVVTACAGIGDSIGYAIGRRYGPRLRETRLIQRYGTDAWDKATRFLQRRGAWAVFFARFLPVVRTLTPAAAGTSGLPYRKFLPAVLSGAAAWSLLHISLGAALGEAARRVEGVLSTGGMIVVGVLAAVAVIALVRYKRRKLAARLAAQPSDEPVAHQD; encoded by the coding sequence GTGGTAACCGATCTGCTCGACTGGCTGCAGAGCCAGCCTCAGCCCGCGCTCGTCGGAGCCACCGGACTGCTCGTGTTGCTGGAATGCACGATCGGGCTCGGGTTCATCGCGCCGGGCGAGTCCGGCCTACTGGTGGCCGCCACAACGGCGACGACCGCGCCCCGATTCCTGACGCTGTGGATCGTCGTCACCGCCTGCGCCGGCATCGGCGACTCGATCGGGTACGCGATCGGCAGGCGGTACGGGCCTCGGCTGCGCGAAACCAGGCTCATCCAGCGGTACGGCACCGACGCCTGGGACAAGGCGACCCGGTTCCTGCAGCGACGCGGCGCGTGGGCGGTGTTCTTCGCCCGATTCCTGCCGGTGGTGCGAACGCTGACCCCGGCCGCGGCGGGCACGTCGGGCCTGCCCTACCGCAAGTTCCTGCCCGCCGTCCTCTCCGGCGCCGCAGCCTGGTCGTTGCTGCACATCAGCCTTGGCGCCGCGCTCGGCGAGGCGGCACGGCGAGTGGAGGGCGTGCTCAGCACCGGCGGCATGATCGTGGTCGGCGTACTCGCGGCCGTGGCCGTGATCGCGCTCGTCCGGTACAAGCGCAGGAAGCTCGCCGCTCGGCTGGCAGCCCAGCCGAGCGACGAGCCTGTCGCCCATCAGGACTGA
- the lipA gene encoding lipoyl synthase — protein sequence MTVVPEGRKLLRLEVRNSQTPIEKKPSWIKTRARMGPEYTELKGLVRREGLHTVCEEAGCPNIYECWEDREATFLIGGDQCTRRCDFCQIDTGRPAELDTDEPRRVAESVQAMGLRYSTVTGVARDDLPDGGAWLYAETVRQIHAMNPGTGVELLIPDFNADGEQLAEVFGSRPEVLAHNIETVPRIFRRIRPGFRYERSLEVISRARQAGLVTKSNLILGMGERPEEVEPAMRDLVRAGCEILTITQYLRPSVRHHPVDRWVKPEEFVEHTRAAEALGFAGVMAGPLVRSSYRAGKLFAQTKQHRGEPLPDNLQHLAAAAPAAQEASSVLARQR from the coding sequence GTGACTGTGGTGCCGGAAGGCAGGAAGCTGCTGCGACTCGAGGTCCGCAACAGCCAGACGCCGATCGAGAAGAAGCCGTCGTGGATCAAGACACGCGCGCGAATGGGCCCGGAGTACACCGAACTGAAGGGCCTGGTTCGGCGCGAGGGGCTGCACACCGTGTGCGAAGAGGCGGGCTGCCCCAACATCTACGAGTGTTGGGAGGACCGCGAGGCCACCTTCCTCATCGGTGGTGACCAGTGCACGCGCCGGTGCGACTTCTGCCAGATCGACACGGGCAGGCCCGCCGAGTTGGACACCGACGAACCACGGCGAGTCGCGGAGAGCGTGCAGGCCATGGGTCTGCGGTACTCGACCGTCACCGGGGTGGCGCGCGACGACCTGCCCGACGGCGGTGCGTGGCTGTACGCCGAGACCGTGCGGCAGATCCACGCGATGAACCCCGGCACGGGCGTCGAGTTGCTGATTCCCGACTTCAACGCCGACGGCGAGCAACTCGCCGAGGTCTTCGGCTCCCGACCCGAGGTGCTCGCGCACAACATCGAGACCGTGCCCCGCATCTTCCGCCGCATCCGGCCGGGCTTTCGCTACGAGCGTTCGCTCGAGGTGATCTCGCGAGCCAGGCAGGCGGGTCTGGTGACCAAGTCGAACCTGATCCTCGGGATGGGTGAGCGGCCCGAGGAGGTCGAGCCCGCGATGCGTGACCTGGTGCGGGCAGGCTGCGAGATCCTCACCATCACCCAGTACCTGCGACCCTCCGTCCGGCACCATCCGGTGGACCGCTGGGTCAAGCCGGAGGAGTTCGTCGAGCACACCAGGGCCGCGGAGGCGCTCGGCTTCGCCGGCGTCATGGCTGGTCCGCTGGTGCGCTCCTCCTACCGAGCGGGCAAGCTCTTCGCTCAGACCAAGCAGCACCGTGGCGAACCGTTGCCGGACAATCTCCAGCACCTGGCCGCCGCCGCGCCCGCCGCACAGGAGGCCAGCAGTGTCCTGGCCCGGCAACGATGA
- a CDS encoding oxidoreductase, which yields MAEPRGWSESDIPDQAGRTALVTGANSGLGLRTARVLAAAGAHVLLGCRSTRRGERALHEVAILARVKPTLVTVDLADLASVRKAAAKVREITGDALDILVNNAGVMATPRGTTVDGFETQFGTNYVGHAALTWLLMPALRGGTDARVVTVSSRSAVAARLDLDDPNFTRRRYNAATAYAQAKLAEEVFAMELDRRLRAYGEPVSSLAAHPGYAATGLAQGMARSYPNPTVRRAVEAAGRVAALFGQSPRLGALPQLYAATAPGVSGGDYYGPRGLAGLWGRPGRARPTRAALDPSLGAGLWELTARLTGITPDPA from the coding sequence ATGGCCGAACCGCGCGGGTGGAGCGAGTCCGACATACCCGATCAGGCGGGCCGCACCGCGCTCGTCACCGGCGCCAACTCCGGGCTGGGGCTGCGGACCGCCAGGGTGCTCGCCGCCGCGGGCGCACACGTGCTGCTCGGCTGCCGGTCGACGCGGCGAGGCGAGCGCGCGCTGCACGAGGTCGCGATCCTGGCGCGGGTCAAGCCCACGCTGGTGACCGTGGACCTCGCCGATCTGGCGAGTGTGCGCAAGGCGGCGGCGAAGGTGCGGGAGATCACCGGCGACGCGCTCGACATCCTGGTCAACAACGCCGGCGTGATGGCGACGCCGAGGGGAACCACCGTAGACGGGTTCGAGACGCAGTTCGGCACCAACTACGTCGGTCACGCCGCGCTGACCTGGTTGCTCATGCCCGCTCTTCGCGGAGGCACCGATGCCAGGGTCGTGACGGTTTCCAGCCGCTCGGCGGTCGCGGCCCGGCTGGACCTGGACGACCCGAACTTCACGCGGCGCAGGTACAACGCCGCGACCGCCTACGCGCAGGCCAAGCTGGCCGAGGAAGTGTTCGCCATGGAACTCGACCGGCGGTTGCGCGCGTACGGCGAGCCGGTGTCGAGCCTGGCCGCCCATCCCGGATACGCGGCGACCGGGCTGGCCCAGGGCATGGCGCGCTCCTATCCGAACCCGACGGTGCGGCGCGCCGTCGAAGCAGCGGGGCGCGTGGCGGCGCTGTTCGGGCAGAGCCCCCGGCTGGGCGCGCTGCCGCAGCTGTACGCCGCCACCGCACCCGGTGTCAGCGGCGGCGACTACTACGGACCTCGTGGCCTCGCCGGGTTGTGGGGACGGCCAGGGCGCGCACGGCCCACCCGCGCCGCGCTGGACCCCTCGCTCGGCGCCGGGCTGTGGGAACTCACCGCGCGATTGACCGGGATCACGCCCGATCCCGCGTAG
- a CDS encoding TetR/AcrR family transcriptional regulator: MRSRRESYSESTRSALVRSAVELFTKRGYAGTSLDEIARRARVTKGALYHHFSGKQAIFEAAFDAVETEVKGRLEKILRGSQPPWERALAGLREFVDSCLDPAYQRIAIHEAPVVMGWQRWRQAEDRYSFGLIRAGLQDLIDAGDVVDVPVEITSRLLFGALSSAATEIASSPEPERVGAQVQEVIVRLLHQVRSGTRGGTGD, encoded by the coding sequence ATGAGGTCCAGGCGAGAAAGCTATTCGGAATCCACCCGGTCGGCGCTGGTCAGGAGTGCCGTGGAGCTGTTCACGAAACGTGGCTACGCCGGCACCTCACTCGACGAGATTGCCAGGCGTGCCAGGGTGACGAAAGGTGCGTTGTATCACCACTTCAGTGGTAAGCAAGCCATTTTCGAAGCCGCGTTCGACGCCGTGGAGACTGAGGTGAAAGGCCGCCTGGAGAAGATACTGCGCGGGTCGCAACCGCCGTGGGAACGCGCGCTCGCCGGCCTGCGCGAGTTCGTCGACAGTTGCCTCGACCCGGCGTACCAGCGCATCGCGATACACGAGGCACCGGTGGTGATGGGCTGGCAGCGGTGGCGCCAGGCCGAGGACCGCTACAGCTTCGGGCTGATCCGCGCGGGGCTGCAGGACCTCATCGACGCGGGCGACGTCGTGGACGTGCCGGTGGAGATCACTTCGAGGCTGTTGTTCGGTGCGCTGTCCAGCGCCGCCACCGAGATCGCCAGCTCTCCGGAGCCGGAGCGGGTGGGTGCGCAGGTGCAGGAGGTCATCGTGAGGCTGCTGCACCAGGTCAGGTCCGGCACCCGCGGCGGGACCGGGGACTAG
- a CDS encoding LLM class F420-dependent oxidoreductase, with protein MELRIFTEPQQGAGYDDLLRVAKATEEAGFDAFFRSDHFLKMGSVSGLPGPTDAWVTLAGLARQTSRIRLGTLVTAATFRHPSVLAISVAQVDQMSGGRVEFGLGSGWYAAEHEAYGIPLPPLRERFDRYAEQLEIITGLWETPEGETFSFNGKHYTLADAPALPKPAQRPRPPVILGGTGRKRTPELAARYADEFNIPFNDTTTALEQFERVDAAAAALGRDPAQLVRSAALVVAVGRDEAELARRAGAIGRDVSELRRNGVAGTPAEAVDTIGRWSQATGVKRLYLQVLDLSDLDHLELIASQVMTQLD; from the coding sequence GTGGAACTGAGGATCTTCACCGAGCCGCAACAAGGCGCCGGCTACGACGATTTGCTGAGGGTCGCCAAGGCGACCGAGGAAGCGGGCTTCGACGCCTTCTTCAGATCCGATCACTTCTTGAAGATGGGGTCGGTCTCGGGCCTGCCCGGCCCGACCGACGCCTGGGTCACACTGGCCGGGCTGGCGAGGCAGACCTCCCGTATCCGGCTCGGCACGCTGGTGACAGCGGCGACCTTCCGGCACCCCTCGGTGCTGGCGATCTCGGTCGCGCAGGTGGACCAGATGTCCGGTGGTCGGGTGGAGTTCGGTCTGGGGTCGGGCTGGTACGCGGCCGAGCACGAGGCATACGGCATCCCGCTGCCGCCGCTTCGCGAGCGTTTCGACCGCTACGCCGAGCAACTTGAGATCATCACCGGCCTGTGGGAGACGCCGGAAGGCGAAACGTTCTCCTTCAACGGCAAGCACTACACGCTCGCCGACGCGCCCGCACTCCCGAAGCCCGCGCAGCGGCCCCGGCCGCCGGTGATCCTCGGCGGCACGGGCAGGAAGCGCACGCCCGAGCTGGCCGCGCGGTACGCCGACGAGTTCAACATCCCGTTCAACGACACCACCACCGCGCTCGAGCAGTTCGAGCGGGTGGACGCGGCAGCGGCGGCGCTGGGGCGCGACCCCGCACAACTCGTCCGGTCGGCCGCGCTGGTGGTGGCGGTGGGCAGGGACGAGGCAGAGCTCGCCCGCAGGGCAGGTGCCATCGGCAGGGATGTTTCGGAACTGAGGCGCAACGGCGTGGCTGGCACACCGGCCGAGGCGGTCGACACCATCGGCCGGTGGAGCCAGGCGACGGGCGTCAAGAGGCTGTATCTGCAGGTGCTCGACCTGTCCGACCTCGACCATCTGGAGTTGATCGCCTCACAGGTGATGACCCAGCTGGACTAG
- the lipB gene encoding lipoyl(octanoyl) transferase LipB: protein MTETANRSCRADVEPVDVRQLGTIDYLQAWELQRDYAEARADGRGPDTMLLLQHPSVYTAGKRTQPQDRPTDGSEVIDVDRGGRITWHGPGQLVGYPIVKLADPIDVVHYVRRIEEALISVCDEFGVRTGRIEGRSGVWLPRDERGGERKIAAIGIRVQRGVTMHGFELNCDADLAAFDKIVPCGIDDAGVTSLSAELGREVTVAEVLPVACKAVLAALDGELPVSDDRWLPRSRQPQPQPPEAVGARS, encoded by the coding sequence GTGACCGAGACTGCGAACAGATCATGCCGGGCCGACGTCGAACCCGTCGACGTGCGACAGCTCGGCACGATCGACTACCTACAGGCATGGGAACTGCAGCGCGACTACGCCGAGGCACGCGCCGACGGCCGGGGACCCGACACCATGTTGCTGCTGCAACACCCGTCGGTCTACACCGCGGGCAAGCGCACCCAGCCGCAGGACCGGCCCACCGACGGCTCCGAAGTGATCGATGTGGACCGCGGCGGCCGGATCACCTGGCACGGTCCCGGGCAACTCGTCGGCTACCCGATCGTGAAGCTCGCCGACCCGATCGACGTCGTGCACTACGTCCGGCGCATCGAGGAGGCTCTGATCAGCGTGTGCGACGAGTTCGGCGTGCGCACGGGCAGGATCGAGGGCCGCAGTGGCGTGTGGCTGCCGCGTGACGAACGGGGTGGCGAACGCAAGATCGCCGCGATCGGGATCCGCGTTCAACGCGGGGTCACCATGCACGGCTTCGAATTGAACTGCGACGCCGACCTGGCCGCCTTCGACAAGATCGTGCCCTGCGGCATAGACGACGCAGGTGTGACGTCGCTTTCGGCCGAGCTCGGCCGCGAGGTGACGGTGGCCGAGGTGCTTCCGGTGGCGTGCAAGGCCGTGCTCGCCGCACTCGACGGCGAGCTGCCGGTCAGCGACGACCGGTGGCTGCCGCGGTCACGACAGCCACAGCCACAGCCACCGGAAGCCGTCGGCGCGCGGAGCTGA
- a CDS encoding phosphatase PAP2 family protein: protein MTAVTARSNIVLGAVLLAIFVALGFVVRGSPGMVDDALRETIGGHWQGVAGTAAAAVSLVLGPPLPVITGVALIVATVRLRQLGDPRAGITFRVLILLGACRITSVVAKPVFARDRPRAYPDAFSYPSGHVASVASTGFALVVLCAWLYPRLVRLVWWLAVVATGLAAAARVALGVHWLTDTVGSVLAVGGVGLLLGVALKLLPPPRGGVASAS, encoded by the coding sequence GTGACCGCCGTGACCGCGCGCTCCAACATCGTTCTCGGCGCTGTGCTCCTCGCAATCTTCGTCGCGCTCGGCTTCGTGGTGCGCGGGTCGCCCGGCATGGTCGACGACGCGCTGCGGGAGACGATCGGTGGGCATTGGCAGGGTGTCGCCGGTACCGCCGCCGCCGCGGTGAGCCTGGTGCTCGGCCCGCCGCTTCCGGTGATCACCGGTGTGGCGCTGATCGTGGCGACGGTACGGCTGCGGCAACTCGGCGATCCGAGGGCGGGGATCACGTTCCGCGTGTTGATCCTGCTCGGCGCCTGCCGGATCACCAGCGTCGTCGCCAAGCCGGTCTTCGCCAGAGACCGCCCCCGCGCCTACCCCGACGCGTTCAGCTACCCCAGCGGGCACGTGGCCTCCGTGGCCAGCACCGGTTTCGCACTGGTCGTGCTCTGCGCATGGCTCTACCCGCGACTGGTACGGCTGGTGTGGTGGCTCGCCGTGGTGGCCACCGGCCTGGCGGCGGCCGCGAGGGTGGCGCTGGGCGTGCACTGGCTCACCGACACCGTCGGCTCTGTCCTCGCCGTCGGCGGAGTCGGCCTGCTGCTCGGGGTGGCGCTGAAACTGTTGCCGCCACCTCGCGGCGGCGTAGCCTCAGCATCGTGA
- a CDS encoding TIGR01777 family oxidoreductase, producing the protein MRVLVAGSSGLIGSALLDQLRGSGHEVRRLVRRMPRSADEYGWDPPAGRIDDGAFDGVDAVVNLCGSPLASGRWSEARKQLLTDSRLEPTEVLAEAVADHGVGALLNASGINYYGDTGSAEVDESAGAGSGFLAGLCVAWEAATTPATKAGARVVLLRTAPVLSSRGGMLGMLLPLFRLGLGARLGGGSQYLPWISLRDQVSAISFLLQRADIAGAVNLTSPNPVTNAEFTRELARAVHRPAPWFVPAPALKAALGQAAEEMLLGGPRAVPGVLRDAGFDFADRRLDDALALVV; encoded by the coding sequence ATGCGTGTTCTCGTTGCCGGTTCCAGCGGCCTCATCGGCAGCGCTCTGCTCGACCAGCTGCGCGGCAGCGGGCACGAGGTGCGGCGGCTGGTGCGGCGGATGCCGCGGTCGGCTGACGAGTACGGGTGGGATCCGCCCGCGGGCCGCATCGACGACGGCGCGTTCGACGGTGTGGACGCGGTGGTGAACCTGTGTGGTTCCCCGCTGGCCTCCGGCAGGTGGAGCGAGGCCCGCAAGCAGTTGCTCACCGACTCCCGGCTCGAACCCACCGAAGTGCTGGCCGAGGCCGTCGCCGACCACGGTGTCGGCGCGCTGCTCAATGCCTCCGGCATCAACTACTACGGCGACACGGGATCTGCCGAGGTCGACGAGTCGGCAGGTGCGGGCTCCGGATTCCTCGCCGGGCTGTGCGTCGCGTGGGAGGCGGCCACGACCCCGGCGACGAAAGCGGGCGCCAGGGTGGTCCTGCTTCGCACCGCACCGGTGCTGTCCTCCCGCGGCGGCATGCTGGGGATGCTGCTGCCGCTGTTTCGGCTGGGCCTCGGCGCGAGACTGGGCGGCGGGAGCCAGTACCTGCCGTGGATCAGCTTGCGCGACCAGGTATCGGCCATCTCGTTCCTGCTCCAGCGGGCCGACATCGCCGGTGCTGTGAACCTCACCTCGCCGAACCCGGTGACGAACGCCGAGTTCACGCGTGAACTCGCCCGCGCGGTGCACCGGCCCGCACCGTGGTTCGTGCCCGCGCCTGCGCTGAAAGCGGCGCTTGGCCAGGCCGCCGAGGAGATGTTGCTCGGTGGGCCGAGAGCGGTCCCTGGCGTGCTCCGCGACGCCGGGTTCGACTTCGCCGACCGCCGACTCGACGACGCACTCGCCTTGGTGGTCTGA